The following are encoded together in the Rhizobium sp. SSA_523 genome:
- a CDS encoding NADPH-dependent FMN reductase translates to MPELLFIAGSLRSASSSRATVRALVARVEQTVTCEIAEIGGLPLYNSDITDNAEVAALNAAIGRADGLVFVTPEYNYSVPGVLKNAIDWASRPAMNSVFKDKPCFVMSVSGGALGGVRAQGHLKYALNGMLAKVFPCPEIVIPSANDKVKDGLLVDEAILNFAEEKLRAFIDTLGS, encoded by the coding sequence ATGCCCGAACTTCTCTTCATTGCCGGCAGCTTGCGCAGCGCCTCCTCGTCTCGCGCCACCGTGCGTGCGCTCGTGGCACGTGTCGAGCAGACCGTGACGTGCGAGATCGCCGAAATAGGCGGCCTGCCGCTGTATAACTCGGACATCACGGACAATGCGGAAGTTGCCGCGCTCAATGCCGCGATTGGCCGCGCCGACGGCCTGGTCTTCGTCACGCCGGAATACAACTATAGCGTTCCGGGCGTTCTGAAGAACGCGATCGACTGGGCGTCACGCCCGGCGATGAATTCCGTCTTCAAGGACAAGCCCTGCTTCGTCATGAGCGTATCGGGAGGCGCTCTCGGCGGCGTGCGGGCGCAGGGCCATCTCAAATATGCGTTGAACGGCATGTTGGCGAAGGTCTTTCCCTGCCCGGAAATCGTCATTCCCTCGGCAAACGACAAGGTGAAGGACGGGCTGCTGGTGGATGAGGCAATCCTGAACTTTGCAGAGGAAAAGCTGCGGGCCTTCATCGACACGCTCGGGTCGTAA
- a CDS encoding TRAP transporter small permease subunit, producing MTLENETATAPELREPTNGIERVWYLFIDALAALGTFLIGVLMVIICADILARNLIGSSLPLVSELGALLLVMIVCLQLATTVRANRLARTELFFVAFRESSPRAGALLSALFNLVGALALAGISWASVAILQKDFNSGEFIGVSGIATMPTWPFRALILLGMIVAALQFFVAMAGDLRLAFKPGAPR from the coding sequence ATGACGCTCGAGAACGAAACCGCCACGGCTCCCGAATTGCGGGAGCCGACGAACGGCATCGAACGGGTCTGGTACCTGTTCATCGATGCCCTTGCCGCGCTGGGAACCTTCCTGATCGGCGTTCTGATGGTCATAATCTGCGCGGATATTCTGGCGCGAAACCTGATCGGATCGTCGCTGCCGCTGGTTTCCGAACTCGGCGCCCTGCTTCTGGTGATGATCGTCTGTCTGCAGCTCGCCACCACGGTCCGGGCGAACCGACTTGCCCGCACCGAGCTTTTCTTCGTCGCCTTCCGGGAGAGCTCGCCGCGGGCCGGGGCTCTTCTGTCGGCCCTCTTCAATCTCGTGGGCGCCCTGGCGCTTGCCGGTATTTCCTGGGCCAGCGTCGCGATCCTGCAGAAGGACTTCAACAGCGGCGAGTTCATCGGCGTCAGCGGCATTGCCACCATGCCGACCTGGCCGTTCCGCGCCCTGATCCTTCTGGGAATGATCGTCGCCGCGCTGCAATTCTTCGTCGCCATGGCCGGCGATCTTCGCCTTGCCTTCAAGCCTGGAGCGCCACGATGA
- a CDS encoding TRAP transporter large permease produces the protein MSPVEVGSLSIIALIVLIYLGMPIGIGMLAVSFAGVAAIRGDAVSLRMLGAVANDSLREYLFAVVPLFVLMGLLVTISRVGKDTFDVFQKLLGRVTAGLGVATVFANAVFAAITGISIASATVFSRVAVPEMRRHGYTRKFATGVVAGSSVLGMLIPPSLLMIVYAVMAEESVGRMFLAGIGPGILLAVVFCITILLLARFSKSFVFEATHDSDATVDIGLLDVVRKSIPIAALMLLVLGGLYGGFLNPTEAGAAGAAGALVIALLRRSLDRKSFWNLLVESGQITVSVLFLILAATFFSRMLALSGVPRELADIFLSGPVGPWGFLLFYLLLIIALGCLIDSISIMLILLPIALPIASAAGFDLIWFGVLTVVAVEVGLLTPPFGLSVYVIKSAMNEPDLRVGEIFRGSFPFVVAMIVAIALIVIFPSIATFLARL, from the coding sequence ATGAGCCCTGTTGAAGTTGGTTCGCTTTCCATCATCGCGCTGATCGTGCTGATCTATCTGGGAATGCCCATCGGCATCGGCATGCTTGCGGTCTCCTTTGCGGGTGTTGCTGCCATTCGAGGCGATGCTGTGTCGCTGCGCATGCTTGGTGCCGTCGCAAACGACTCACTGCGCGAATATCTGTTTGCCGTTGTCCCTCTCTTCGTTCTGATGGGACTGCTCGTCACCATTTCACGGGTCGGCAAAGACACATTCGATGTCTTCCAGAAATTGCTGGGCCGGGTCACGGCCGGTCTCGGCGTCGCCACCGTTTTTGCCAATGCCGTCTTTGCCGCCATTACCGGCATATCCATCGCCTCGGCCACAGTGTTCAGCCGGGTTGCCGTGCCGGAAATGCGGCGGCATGGCTATACGCGGAAATTCGCGACCGGCGTCGTCGCGGGCTCCTCGGTGCTCGGCATGCTGATCCCGCCCTCGCTGCTGATGATCGTCTATGCGGTGATGGCGGAGGAATCGGTCGGCCGCATGTTCCTTGCCGGGATTGGTCCGGGGATCCTGCTGGCCGTCGTTTTCTGCATCACCATCCTGTTGCTGGCGCGCTTCTCGAAATCCTTCGTCTTCGAGGCCACCCATGATTCCGATGCGACCGTGGATATCGGCCTGCTGGACGTCGTGCGAAAATCGATCCCGATCGCGGCTTTGATGCTCCTGGTCCTCGGCGGCCTGTATGGCGGGTTCCTCAATCCGACCGAGGCGGGGGCGGCGGGTGCCGCCGGCGCGCTGGTGATCGCGCTCCTGCGCCGTTCGCTCGACCGCAAGTCCTTCTGGAACCTGTTGGTGGAATCCGGCCAGATCACGGTCTCGGTATTGTTCCTGATCCTGGCGGCGACCTTCTTCAGCCGCATGCTGGCACTTTCCGGCGTCCCGCGCGAACTGGCGGATATTTTCCTGTCAGGCCCGGTCGGACCCTGGGGCTTCCTGCTCTTCTATCTTCTGCTGATCATCGCGCTTGGTTGCCTGATCGATTCCATCTCGATCATGCTCATCCTTTTGCCGATTGCGCTGCCGATCGCCAGCGCGGCCGGCTTCGACCTCATCTGGTTCGGCGTTCTGACCGTTGTCGCCGTGGAAGTGGGGCTGCTCACGCCGCCCTTCGGCCTGTCGGTCTATGTCATCAAGTCTGCGATGAACGAGCCGGACCTGAGGGTGGGCGAGATTTTCCGCGGATCCTTCCCCTTCGTCGTCGCAATGATCGTCGCCATCGCGCTGATCGTCATATTCCCGTCGATTGCGACATTCCTCGCACGTCTTTGA